ATCTATTTGTTAATTAGATATCAACTTGAGCCTCAAGCAAGAACTGGCTTCTCAGTTTAGCTGGACTGATTAATATATAGCAGATTAGGGATTACTTGATTATGCATAACTGACCGAGCTGATTACCTGCTTCGCAACTATGCTGCTTCACTGCTCCTCCTTCCGATCAAGCAGTTTGAGCACGTGAATCATGAGAAGATGAACCAGGAAACCATTGGTCATCTCAGAAGATTGTCTGACGGATAAAAAATTAGGCGAGTTGGTCCTAGATCAATGGTTGACAATCAAAGAATCATAGCGTCGGTAATTTTCTGGGTCGTCGACTTGTGAGGTTGTGGACCTGTGGTACCGACCTACTGCGTAAAAGGCCTTGAGTGGTTTCAGTCCGAACCCTAAAAAGTATGGACCTCTATGACCTCACACAGAGCTCTGTCTCAATCCTAACCCTAAAATCTGTTTATCTTCAACTCAGTCTAATTCATATTAACGAAAACTTGATATATCAAAATTAACTTCGTGAtttatcacaagtcatgctaAATTTTGATTCGCATAATAATTATAGGTTCACGGATTCAAGTCATCCAACCATGCGTATAATTCGTTTACTATTCATTCAAGACATTCAAGATAACGGAAAGAATATTGCAGGAAAATAATTACATTGCTTCCCAACTATATAGCTAGCTATGGCAAGCGAGCTAAGCCCTTCGACCCCTCGATCAGTCCCTCTTGCTTAAAAGGACAAAAGAATACGCAAGATGGAGCAATTGAGCTTCTAAACCGATCACTTTCAAGCATGTCATTTCAGAATAATTCagatagctagctagctagccgaTATGGTGACATATTCATCTCAAATAAGTTGAGTTTCGATCCACAGCATCGTGAGAGTGAAACTACTGAGGCCCAACTGTTCGTTGTAGGTGATCGATGAGTCCTTGTAATTTAAACTGTTCATGATCCATTATATAGTTAGCACTAATTAAGTGGGATTTGATATTTAAAAGCAGTGAACTCGATCAAtcttttcaaaattataatcCGCAGATTTGTGACTCATAGCGAAAGGATAGGAAGATCAACCTTAATGCGTAATTCTGCTTCTTTGGCCATTGCTTTTGAGAGAAGACAAGCAACCTAATCCTGAATAGGTATataatcacacacacacacacacgtatTCGTTCATCAACTTTAACCCAAGTGCAATGAAACTTGATCGAATAAAGTGTGGAATATCTACATAAATgatgaaaaatatatttaaagaTCAAAATTGATCAAAAAAAGGTTAAGAATTCTTCCCCAACACCGACACCGACATTGACTACTACTGCATAATCTAGCTAAGGATCACATATAGATTGCCATGTCCATAAATTAAGTAACAGTTATATATGGTGGAGGTGAATGCCATGATTCCTGCTTAAATAAACTATATATCGTGTCCTCTTATGGAAACTCTAGCTAATTGAAAGTGACACGCTAAACCATCTACACCAAAAGCCAGAAATGTTCTATAAACATCGTATTGacgcagtggcggatccaaaGTTTAAAATTTAGCTGAGCGGAAAAAGATTTAGGTAAGTGGGTCACTCCCTCACTGTGTCTGTTCTTTCTAGCTAGTTATTaggctatttttttttccaatgtaGACTTTTGAAACCTACCGGGTTAGAACTGAACTTGCTCCTATGTAAGTCCGCCACTGTATTGACGTACTGCTCACGTAGACCAATTGTATGCATACAAGTCTGGATGAGATATATCAAGGATATCATACTTGTGATTTATATGCATGAACAATTGAACCAATTGCAATCCGAACTACCTTTCACGCACATATAATTGTTGGTGTTTCAGCACTTCTTAACTTTAGCTTTTGATCGATCCCAGAATCTCATCTTCAGTAAGTGGGGTTGCATAGTATTGTATAATTTACATAGTTGTGAAATCCAAATTAATGGACCACCCCACGAATGAGACCGACGAGTGTCGCATTTATATTTATCTCTCTTATTCTATTTAATTAGTTTAATCGTCAATCATGATCGGAGTTTCTCCAACAAAGTTAACTAGCCAGGTTCACACTTCACACCGAGTAAGATATATATTCAAAAGATTTGTTCTTGTTAATTAATCTACAATCTAGTTGTagttatttaaatttactcCAACAACAACCACGAAGTTGCTAATAGTCCTAATACTAGAGCATTGAATATTGATATTCGTCGAATGAACGAGGCATAGTTTCGAATTGGTATATAGTTTACAAACTTTATTTTGTCACGGTTATGTGCACAATGTAGCTATTAAATTCGTACAGAGGGTATGTTGCGTCTTACATTGATTCAAACCCGATTGTGTACGCTCAGTGCAAATGCGGGAATAGACCTACCCGAAGAGATTATAGTGGAAATCTTATCTAGACTTCCGGTCAAATCCCTACTCCGGTTCACTTGCGTCTCAAAAAAAGTGGCGCTTTCTCATAAAGTCCGATCTACAGTTTGCAAAATCCCAATTTAACCTAGCTTCTGAGCATAAAACCCTCACTCACAGGCTACTCCACTCCGCCTTCTCCCCTGAGAAGTTCGTTTGCATAGACTTGGAGGTGCCGGCATCGTCTTTTACAGAAGAATATTCCTCGTACAATGTGAAATTCCCTTTCCTCCGACCGGGTGGTATAGTAAGACTACTTGGCTCCTGCAACGGGTTGGTATTTCTAGTTGTAACTGAGGTTGACTCTGGCAAAACCTTTTATGTATGTAACCCATCAACTGGATTCTTCAAGCAATTACCATCCCTCGGCTCAGTTAAGAAGGATCCCCAAAGACATTCCTGTTGTCAGTGTTATGGTGTTGGCTATGTCGACCACTGACGACTACAAAGTTTTTGATGTACATGCATACTCTGAAGATGAAGATTGGGGggacgaggaggaggaggtgataCTATTCTCATTGACAGCTCAGTGTTGGAAACAAATTGGAGCGCCTGGGAATACCCAAGCGGGTCGCAAATACTGTTGGGCGCTTTCCAATGAGGCGCTTCACTGGCTGAATGACGAAAATGATCAAATATCTGCTTTTGATCTTGCAAAGGAGGAGTTCCGGACAATATTACTGCCTAATTTCAGCCAGGATGGGAAGAATTTCAGCTGTCTTGGGCTTGTTCATGGAGGGTGCCTGTGTGTAGTGCGTCATAAGATGGCTACTTGCGACTCAATTGATTTCTGGGTGATGAGAGAGTGCGGCGTGATGACACTTGGACTAAACTGTTTAACTTGAGATTTTCCTGGTTATGAAAAGTTGCACATTTGTCTGGAATAATTTTGGGTTCGTGATAAGGGTTGATCATAAACAAGAAGAGATTGAGAAGCATGGCCTGATTGGGATCGAGGTAGATCAGATTTTTGTAACTGTTGCTCATTATGAAGAGAGTCTACTTTGGATCAATGAGTAACGATCAGACTTGCGTTCATGCTTTTGCAAACAGTATCGAGTGTTTGTTTATGTTCGTCAAATATACTGATCTCTGATATTTATTACTCGATTTTTCAATGACTTCAAAACTCAACATGTTTGTGAACCAGAAGGGCAAAACTCTAGCTCctcttatatttttattatgcaTGCCATGTATGCTAGCTCAATATGTTTCACTGGCTATTCGACCGGTGTATCTATGCTTTAGATATTTGGCTTGATAATCTGTCTACAGTACTGTGTTGGCAGTATGGATTTATGAGTGTTTCCTATTGTCATGCTGAAGAATGGAATTTATTTTCAGATGCTTTTGGAACACAAACAGGCTAGGGAATGCCAGTTCTGATTCAGAATTTCATGTTCTCCGATCAATTAGATTTAATCCATTTGTACGTTCTTGGATGAGAATAAGTATCAAATATATTCTTTATTATTGCTACTTGTTAGAGATATATATGTTGCTTTGAGTATATGGGAATTGTGAGATGTTACTGTGTAATTAATCTCTCACGATATCTGTATCATGTGAACTTGATCATAGTGTCTGGGGGATTAAATATGTGTACACTAAGGGtgttgtttttttaataactTAAGGGTCGGTTTAAGCGATCATGGTTAGTGATGAAGACCAGAAACTAGGGATGTGCATAGTTGACAGAATAGGTCGGTTTTTTAAGTGATCATGGTTAGTGATGAAGACCAGAAACTAGGGATGTGCATAGTTGACAGTAGTTAATTGGCTTGAGAATATAATTGCTCTTCCAAGTTCCAAGAACTGGCATGGCATGCTTAGAATGAAGATAATCACTCTAGCTGGTCACATGCTTTTATTTGGAGGCTTCATCATCAGCAGTGTCcacaattttttaaaaatcttAATATAATTTTGAGATATTAGTTTGATGCTTTGTTAATGAGCATGAATTGAATTTGTTGCTTATCTTTGCAGTCGATTAAACGCAAGCTGTATTGCCTCAAAAAACATTAATACAATACTAGAGGCGCAGCTACGTACGGGCACAGTGGCCATGGCACCCCCAAACTTTCTAATTTCATATGTAGTTCATGTTTTTCAGTAAGTGAATCAAGTTTTATCAtcatatactatatatacttGGCACCTCTAGTGTTTATCCTTCAAAAATTGGCACCCCTCTTATACAATATCTGGCTCCGCCATTGAAGAACACAATGACTTATATGATTTTATACAACTTCTTTAAGTTTGGAAATCAGTTAACATACTAACATGATCCAAATAAGTTGTGAATCGTTTTGTGTTCACTTTTTTCTCTTTAGATTTAGGGAGAGacaaatcaaataagaaaatagGGACAAACAGCATATAACTGAAAATGCCTGCAATTACCGATCCCACCCATTCCAAAGAAGTGATTCCAGCCACATCCCAACCTCTTCAGAACTTAAGAGTTACAAGTCATGCTAAAAACTGTTGATCATTTGAATAAAATGCATGATCTGAAATTTTTTATGGTTGCACTGGTTAATCATGCGATTTTCTCGCGGTTAATCTTACATGCATCCATAAATAATTTAAACTTTTCTACAAAATGAAGTCTGTGACTCTGTCTCCGTGTGGTTTTCTCTTAGGTGAAAATTTCCTTATAAAGATTAAGGAGTCATGAAATATTTCATATTAGGGCAGTACTACAGGTTCAATCCTCCATATGTCTCTTGCATATTCATGAATTGTACGATCACTGCTGAACTTGTATGAACCAGCTGTGTTCAAAATCGACATCTTGGTCCATCTCTGCACCAGACCACAAATCATGAGAACTTCAGAAGTAAGCAAAaaatgaaggtgatgaacaTGCAGTACGTCGCTAGTCACGTACCTTTTGATCTCGATATGCTTCATCGACCTTGTCTTGGCATTCTATATAACTAGGGAAGTCGTATCCAACAAGAAAATAATCAGCACGGCCATAACCTTCATTTCCTTCCAGAGATCCCATCAGTTCATCGTAGTTGTAAggaccaaaaacaccacttcTCACATATGCCTTCACTTCTTCAAACCGTGGATCCGCCACAAACTGTGTGATTTTGTTAAGAAAACGAAATAAGAAACCAAGTTGAAGTTCATCTTACCTGCCTTTGATTAATGCAACCTTATCATAATGCGTATACCTTTCCTTCAGATCTTTGTTTCCTTAGTCTAGAGATTTCTTCTGCTCTGGCACCAAAGAGAAAAAAGTTATCCTCTCCAACCTCTTCCCTTATTTCGACATTAGCACCATCTAGAGTACCAATTTGTATGCATCCGTTCATCGCAAACTTCATGTTACTGGTTCCACTAGCTTCCATACCAGCAGTACTGAGGGAGATCATTATGAAAATATAGGCCAGAATTAGGTTCAATTAGCTATCGGTTACTGCTGAGTAATGAAGTCAATCTAACAAGTAACCTGATATGCTGGGACAGCTCACTACCAGGAATAAGCACTTCTGCAACACTCACATTGTAATCAGGAACAAACACAACCTTCAAAAGATCGCCTACCTCTTGATCACGGTTGACAATGGCTCCTACATCAGTGATAAATTTAACAATTCTTTTGGCTTGGACATATGTCGCAAAGGCCTTCCCTCCAAAAATACATACCCTTGGAACaaactttgtttttctttcctcTGGACTCAtttccttcattttcttgtAGCGATAAACAATTCCCAAGATGTTCATTAGCTGTCGTTTATATTCGTGAATGCGCTTCACCTGATATCAAAAGTTACACATACGAGTAATATGAAGTGTCAAGCTATTCAATTGCAAAGGAAGTACTTCATCTTTAACAATCAGTTAAATAACATTCTTTCACTCAAAACTCCATAGTATTTTCATGTAAAAATTAGTTCTTTTGTGTAAGGATCTCCTTTTCTTTCTACATGATTTGATAACTAAAACAGAGGACTAGGGAAACAGAACCAAGTATTTGATAAGAGGCAGAGGATAACCTGCACATCAAACATCGCATCAGGGTTTACTAGATAACCAGTTTTTTCCTTGAGGAATGATGCAACCTTAATCTTATTTCTCCTTTTTACTTCCCTCCATTCAGACTGGAAATCTTCATTCTCAGCAAACTGTGGACAAGTGATATTACTCCTGTTAATAGATGATATGAACAACAATACTCATAACATGGGTGAAAACTTGAGGTCAGTGCTCTACGCCTCTACATGACAGTATCGGGAGAGTTGTAAAGCAAGTGATCATATAGGACAAACATCATCAGATAGTTTGAAGCTATTACAAAGATCCAAGTATAAGTGTATAACGTATAGTATACCAAAAAATAATAACTAACTTGCAAGTTTAAGTGTGATTGTGTGACATTTACCTTTTGAAGGTTCACCAACATCTCAGTATTTTTTACCCACTCTTCTGTGCCAATACACTTGGTTATAAGTCTACTAAGATCTGGATTGCAGAAATGAATCCATCTTCGCGGTGTCACACCATTGGTCTTATTTTGAAATTTCGCAGGCCACAACTGCCAGAAGAACTGTTAAGTGAAAACAAGTGCTTGAAATAAAAGATTGGCATTAACGGCATTAACGTGCTTTCATACCTTGTAGAATTCGTTAAATACTTCGTTCTTCACTATTTCACTATGAATCTCAGCTACTCCATTTACTGCATGTCCACCGGCAACACATAGATTAGCCATGCGCACCATCTTTGGCAGCTCAGGATCTGGTTCATATGCAacctcttttttcttctcagTGTTCAGTACTAAAGATTGGTCTCCCTCGTCAGTGGCTTTAGTTTCATTATTAGGAACAATCGGCTCAATGTGATCAACAGAGCTTTCTTCTGATTTTGGTAGGATTTCTAGGACAGAGTCAGGCAACTCAATGTTATCTAGAATTCtcatttctttcactttttgTAGCAACAAGTCCAGATCCTCAGTGCCATACTCGGCAACAATAGTATGAATTAGCTGGTCAATATTATTTTCCAAAGGACAAATATTGTAAGGTGATAAACTTGAAGGTGAATGTGCACATTTGCACCACTACAAATTATCCAGTATGATCTTGAATATTACCTCCTCATCAATCATTTTTATGATCTCAACATGCCTTGGCAACAACTGCTGTATAAGCTTTAAACTCCACTTCTCCAATGCCTCGGGTAGAACTGTATGGTTTGTGTATGCAACAGTTCTGGAAAAATAGTTTATGAGTGACAGACATAAGCTTATGCTTTTTGAAGCCAACAGTATACAATGCAATGAACTGAGTAAACAAAATTATGTAATGAAGTACCTTCGAGTAATACCCCAAACTTCGTTCCAGCTCAATCCCTTCACATCCACCAATATTCTTATCAATTCTGGGATGCAGAGAGTTGGATGAGTATCGTTCATCTGAACCGCAACTTTTTCAGGGAAGTTTTCCCAATTCACAGAGTCCCCTGATCTCCTTTCAAAACGCGCGATTATGTCTTGGAGAGAAGCAGAACACAGTGTATATTGTTGCTTCAATCTAAGTGATTTTCCCTCCACAGTTTCATCCCCGGGGTACAATATGTAACAGATCTAATCATGTAGCACAGAACATTAAGGATAACCAGTTTTAACTAGTTGGTCATAATAGTTACAGCTACATAGTATATATTGTAATAACACAGTGCATGCAAACATATTTAGGAAGAAAAACCTTAATAATTATGGATTCATCCACACCTTTTCGGCATTCTTCATGGCTGCATATGCCTTGGCATGATCGCCAGTGTTGAAAGCATGCAAATCAAATTCTGCTGGTGTAACTTTTGTGGACCACAGTCGAAGATTTATGGTGGTTTTAGTTTTATATCCTGGTATGGGAACATCATATGCAACAGCAGTGACATTTTCGCCTCCAACCCATTGTTTTTTTCCATTAGGGCCTGAAATTACTTCACCGTAGAATTTTACAGGATAGGTCACATCATTCTTTGGAATTTCCCAAGGATTGCCCATCTGATAAGAGTTTAAATCAGTCAACAGATGACATATAAAGATAATGGTGACCTATATGAAACTACTCAAATGCTGGTCACCCCTAAAACAGTAGGGTTTAGTAAATCTCTTGCATAAAATGTAAAAAATGTAAATGAACCGTGATGACAACCTCAAGCCAATTTTCAGCAACTTCCTCCTGGCCATCTTTTGTAATAAGCTGCTTGAACAATCCATACTTGTATCTGAGTCCATACCCCCATGCCGAATAATTTTGGGTCGCCAGGGAATCCAAAAAGCATGAAGCAAGCCTCCCTAGTCCCCCATTTCCGAGAGCAGCATCTGGTTCCTATCAATTAACAACAAAAAGTTTGGACTTCCATAGTTAAAAGAATGTTGGATCACTCTATTCAATGGGTTAATTTAAAACTATAGGTTAAAATCATTATTtgatcaaataataatggtcaGTGAAGACTCACCTGCCTAGCCACATCTTCTAGATTGTGCCCAAGCTTTTCCAAAGCCTCTGCATAAGGTCCTGAAAGCTCCAAATTGCCTATTGCATTTAACAATGCCCTACCCTGCAAGAATTTAAGGGCATAACATGTAAATTTGGATAACATATTACCATTATCAAGTAATGTATACAAAACAAAGTAGTTCTCAGAAGCAGGACAGATAGAGACCCAAGTCAAACCTGTAGAAACTCCATTGAGAGATAATATGCCTGCTTTACATTCAACTTCTCATGGTACTCATATGTAGCATTCCAGTTAGTGATAAGCATATCGCGAACACTCTTTGCGGTGGCATAGAATGCCTTAGGAAGTCCAAACAATTCCATTGAGAAGCAAGGTGTGAATTCCGCGTGATATTTGATAATCGATGCAATGGATGCAGCATCTGGAGGACATGCACCCCCCAAAGTACCTGAACCACTTGAATCAGTGTCATGTATCACATACAATGTCTCCCAATTTCACTAAATATAAACCCAGACAATTAACTTGGGTTTCATAACAATGTGAAGTCCAAGACTTGAGTGAAAAAGATAACACTTTGCACTGCAAATTAGTACAAACTGCAACTtagaaaatgaacaaaaagGAATCGAGAAAAATGAAGTAAGGAAGAAACCAACCTTCTCGGGTAGCAACGTCATTAGGTTCTTGCTTCTGATCAGTAGCAGCCACATTCTTCACACACAGCCTTCTCCTACCTCGGCCAGAAACAGAGCCAGAGGTTGAGATCAAGAACAACCTCGAGTGTCTTCCTATATGATTGGAGCCTGCTATGAAGCTTGAGATGAACGTGGAAGGAGTAGCTGACTTCGATGGTTTGGATGTAGCTGAGAATGGGATAGCCGCCATTGCTCTCCTCAACTCTCtaacacagagagagagagagagagagagagagagagagagagagagtctggAGCAGATTAATGGGAAAATGAGTGAAAGAGAGAGTGAGTGGGTCGTGCTCTTTTGTCTGCTTATCTTCTTCTGCGGGACATGGGACGCATTGCTTAATTTGCAACGTTTTACCTTTTTCCTCCTCATGTTAAAAAAGAGCGAACCAAATATGGAAACTTTTACCGTAGATTATGTTATACGTTTCATCGGTGGATATTGTTTTGTGACTTGAGATCATAAAAATAATATCCGTTGTGTTGAATGTAggatgtataacatatattGATGTATAGTAAATTAACCCATTAAATATGGACTGAAACTAACAATGTGGTAATTGCGGGACCAATTTTCCACGTATGGGAAATTTGTCAATATCAAATGACAAAGGAGTTGGGATTTTGCCATAGGCGCTCCTTTGCCATAATGAACAATTCAACAATATatgatggtgaaattggtatgGGCAGATAGGCTAAAATAGCGTAGCTTATATACATATGGCATGGCCAGCATGTATTCCTTAGGTTCCCCAGCCCCTGATGCTAGAATGAGAACGATACTTGGTTACTTGCAGAGAAAATTTGAGGATGATTTTGATTATTAAATTACACCGAAAGGAGAAACTATGGTTGGAAAACCCTCTGGTGACATATATATGAACAATTTTCTATATGTAGAGCTTGTTGACTAAAGATCCCAATATGCAATACTTACATGAGTTACATAAAAAAACTTGAGAAAGTTTGTCTCACACACAAAAGTGAAAGAACAGCAGAAGGAAGAGCAGCTAGCATTTCTCCCATAGATACGGCATGGAAATTGATAATCTAAGAATTTAGAAGATAGGAGAGTCGAACATTACACTGTGGGAAA
This is a stretch of genomic DNA from Argentina anserina chromosome 4, drPotAnse1.1, whole genome shotgun sequence. It encodes these proteins:
- the LOC126790227 gene encoding alpha-1,4 glucan phosphorylase L-2 isozyme, chloroplastic/amyloplastic-like, encoding MAAIPFSATSKPSKSATPSTFISSFIAGSNHIGRHSRLFLISTSGSVSGRGRRRLCVKNVAATDQKQEPNDVATREGTLGGACPPDAASIASIIKYHAEFTPCFSMELFGLPKAFYATAKSVRDMLITNWNATYEYHEKLNVKQAYYLSMEFLQGRALLNAIGNLELSGPYAEALEKLGHNLEDVARQEPDAALGNGGLGRLASCFLDSLATQNYSAWGYGLRYKYGLFKQLITKDGQEEVAENWLEMGNPWEIPKNDVTYPVKFYGEVISGPNGKKQWVGGENVTAVAYDVPIPGYKTKTTINLRLWSTKVTPAEFDLHAFNTGDHAKAYAAMKNAEKICYILYPGDETVEGKSLRLKQQYTLCSASLQDIIARFERRSGDSVNWENFPEKVAVQMNDTHPTLCIPELIRILVDVKGLSWNEVWGITRRTVAYTNHTVLPEALEKWSLKLIQQLLPRHVEIIKMIDEELIHTIVAEYGTEDLDLLLQKVKEMRILDNIELPDSVLEILPKSEESSVDHIEPIVPNNETKATDEGDQSLVLNTEKKKEVAYEPDPELPKMVRMANLCVAGGHAVNGVAEIHSEIVKNEVFNEFYKLWPAKFQNKTNGVTPRRWIHFCNPDLSRLITKCIGTEEWVKNTEMLVNLQKFAENEDFQSEWREVKRRNKIKVASFLKEKTGYLVNPDAMFDVQVKRIHEYKRQLMNILGIVYRYKKMKEMSPEERKTKFVPRVCIFGGKAFATYVQAKRIVKFITDVGAIVNRDQEVGDLLKVVFVPDYNVSVAEVLIPGSELSQHISTAGMEASGTSNMKFAMNGCIQIGTLDGANVEIREEVGEDNFFLFGARAEEISRLRKQRSEGKFVADPRFEEVKAYVRSGVFGPYNYDELMGSLEGNEGYGRADYFLVGYDFPSYIECQDKVDEAYRDQKRWTKMSILNTAGSYKFSSDRTIHEYARDIWRIEPVVLP